One window of Mediterraneibacter butyricigenes genomic DNA carries:
- the fba gene encoding class II fructose-1,6-bisphosphate aldolase has product MLVSAAEMLKKAKAGHYAVGHFNINNLEWTKCILQAAEEMKSPVILGVSEGAGKYMTGFKTITAMVDAMVEEMGITVPVALHLDHGSYEGCKKCIEAGFSSIMFDGSHYPIEENIAKTKELVAICKEKGMSLEAEVGAIGGEEDGVIGKGECADPEECKMIADLGIDFLAAGIGNIHGKYPENWEGLSFETLDAIQQKTGDMPLVLHGGTGIPDDMIKKAISLGVAKINVNTECQIVFAEATRKYIEEGKDLEGKGFDPRKLLKPGCDAIIDKVKEKIELFGSAGKA; this is encoded by the coding sequence ATGTTAGTATCAGCAGCAGAAATGCTTAAAAAAGCAAAAGCAGGACATTATGCAGTCGGACATTTCAACATCAACAACCTGGAATGGACCAAATGCATCCTGCAGGCAGCAGAAGAGATGAAGTCACCGGTGATTCTCGGTGTATCTGAAGGTGCCGGAAAATATATGACAGGATTTAAGACCATTACAGCTATGGTAGATGCTATGGTAGAAGAGATGGGAATTACCGTTCCGGTAGCACTTCACTTAGACCACGGCAGCTACGAAGGATGTAAGAAATGTATCGAGGCAGGATTCTCATCCATCATGTTTGACGGATCTCACTATCCGATCGAGGAAAACATTGCAAAGACAAAAGAACTGGTTGCAATCTGTAAAGAGAAAGGAATGTCTCTGGAAGCAGAAGTCGGAGCGATCGGCGGAGAAGAAGACGGAGTCATCGGAAAAGGCGAATGTGCAGATCCGGAAGAATGTAAGATGATCGCTGATCTGGGAATTGATTTTCTGGCAGCAGGAATCGGAAACATCCACGGAAAATATCCGGAGAACTGGGAAGGTCTGAGCTTTGAAACTCTGGATGCAATCCAGCAGAAGACGGGAGATATGCCGCTTGTACTTCACGGAGGTACAGGGATTCCGGACGATATGATCAAGAAAGCCATCTCCCTTGGTGTGGCCAAGATCAATGTAAACACAGAGTGCCAGATCGTGTTTGCAGAAGCAACAAGAAAGTATATCGAAGAAGGAAAGGATCTGGAAGGAAAAGGATTCGATCCGCGTAAACTTCTGAAGCCGGGCTGCGATGCTATTATCGATAAAGTAAAAGAAAAGATTGAGTTATTCGGATCTGCTGGAAAGGCATGA
- a CDS encoding diacylglycerol/lipid kinase family protein, which yields MKKLLFIYNPNAGTGVLKPKLSDVLDIFVKAGYEVTVYPTQCYHDASKKAGSYTETYDLVVCSGGDGTLDEVVTAMMAREDKVPIGYIPTGTTNDFASSLRIPKNLLDAANIAVNGVPFACDVGRFNKDIFVYVAAFGLFTDVSYETKQEMKNVLGHLAYVLEGTKRIFNIPSYHMKVTLDDQVIEDDFVYGMVTNSKSVGGFKGMVGKDVVFDDGEFEVTLIKSPKNPIELNEVVGALVLKQADQKHMYSFKTGHIKFESIEEIPWTLDGEYGGSHDTVEIRDAKKALQIMVDPEGLADISADYKK from the coding sequence GTGAAGAAATTATTGTTCATATACAATCCGAATGCCGGAACAGGAGTTTTAAAACCAAAATTATCTGATGTTCTGGATATTTTTGTGAAAGCAGGATATGAAGTAACGGTGTATCCGACCCAGTGCTACCATGATGCGAGCAAAAAGGCCGGCAGTTATACGGAAACGTATGATCTGGTGGTATGCAGTGGCGGGGACGGAACCCTGGATGAAGTGGTGACCGCAATGATGGCGCGGGAAGATAAAGTGCCGATCGGATATATTCCAACGGGTACGACCAATGATTTCGCTTCCAGTCTGCGGATTCCGAAGAATTTACTGGATGCAGCCAATATAGCGGTGAACGGGGTTCCGTTTGCCTGTGATGTGGGGCGATTCAATAAAGATATTTTTGTATATGTAGCGGCATTTGGACTTTTCACCGATGTTTCCTACGAGACAAAACAGGAAATGAAAAATGTTCTGGGACATCTTGCTTATGTTCTGGAAGGAACCAAACGTATTTTTAATATTCCATCTTATCATATGAAAGTCACTTTGGATGATCAGGTGATCGAGGATGATTTTGTATATGGAATGGTGACCAATTCCAAATCTGTAGGGGGATTTAAGGGAATGGTCGGCAAAGATGTAGTGTTTGATGATGGAGAATTTGAAGTCACTTTGATCAAGAGTCCGAAGAATCCGATCGAGCTGAATGAAGTAGTGGGGGCGCTTGTCCTGAAACAGGCAGATCAAAAACACATGTATTCTTTTAAAACGGGGCATATCAAATTCGAGTCCATCGAAGAGATTCCGTGGACGCTGGATGGAGAATACGGTGGATCCCATGATACAGTAGAGATCAGAGATGCCAAAAAAGCACTTCAGATCATGGTGGATCCGGAAGGGCTGGCGGATATTTCGGCTGACTATAAGAAATGA
- a CDS encoding HPr family phosphocarrier protein has translation MIERPITVRHEKGLEARPIAFLVQEASQYSSQIHLLVGTKKINAKSIMGMMSLSLMDGDLVTVVADGKDEEEAADGIEKFLEGVK, from the coding sequence ATGATAGAAAGACCGATTACCGTTAGACATGAAAAGGGTTTGGAAGCCAGACCGATCGCATTTTTAGTTCAGGAAGCCAGCCAGTATTCAAGTCAGATTCATCTGTTAGTCGGAACAAAGAAAATTAATGCAAAGAGTATTATGGGTATGATGAGCTTAAGTCTGATGGACGGAGATCTTGTGACGGTAGTTGCAGATGGCAAAGATGAGGAAGAAGCAGCTGACGGAATTGAAAAGTTTTTGGAGGGTGTGAAATAA
- the whiA gene encoding DNA-binding protein WhiA, giving the protein MSFSGNVKEELSHQIAQARHCQIAELAALISMCGAVVITPGEKYRIKIHTEKIAVARKCFTLVTKTFNIRTDISVRRNLEKGSETYMLVIREHEDALRILQATKLIGEREDAYSALHIVDPILVQQPCCKRAFLRGAFLAAGSMSDPNKAYHFEIVCTTVNMAEQLRRMMCSFSMDAKIVARKKMYVVYLKEGAQLVDMLNIMEAHVSLMELENVRILKEMRNAVNRKVNCETANINKTVSAAVKQVEDIRYIQQTIGLDKLSDGLKEMAILRLEHPDATLKELGEISDPPVGKSGVNHRLRKIGEIAEDVRQNKED; this is encoded by the coding sequence TTTCGGGAAATGTAAAAGAAGAATTGTCACACCAGATTGCCCAGGCGAGGCACTGTCAGATCGCGGAACTGGCGGCTTTGATCAGTATGTGTGGTGCGGTGGTCATTACGCCGGGAGAAAAGTACCGGATCAAGATCCACACGGAAAAAATCGCCGTTGCGAGAAAATGCTTTACATTGGTGACAAAAACATTTAATATTAGAACTGATATCTCTGTCCGCAGAAACCTTGAAAAAGGAAGCGAGACTTATATGCTCGTCATCCGGGAGCATGAAGACGCATTGCGGATTTTACAGGCAACGAAACTGATCGGAGAAAGGGAAGATGCATATTCAGCGTTACATATTGTAGATCCCATTCTGGTACAGCAGCCATGTTGCAAAAGAGCGTTTTTAAGAGGGGCGTTTCTGGCAGCAGGATCTATGAGTGATCCAAACAAGGCTTATCACTTTGAGATTGTCTGTACAACAGTGAATATGGCGGAACAGCTTCGCAGGATGATGTGCAGCTTCTCCATGGATGCAAAGATCGTAGCCCGCAAGAAAATGTACGTGGTATATTTGAAAGAGGGGGCACAGTTGGTCGATATGCTCAATATCATGGAAGCGCATGTATCTCTGATGGAACTGGAGAATGTCCGTATTCTCAAAGAGATGAGAAACGCAGTGAACCGAAAGGTGAACTGTGAGACTGCAAATATCAACAAAACTGTCTCTGCCGCAGTGAAACAGGTAGAGGATATCAGGTATATCCAACAAACTATTGGTTTAGACAAATTATCAGATGGACTGAAAGAGATGGCGATACTTCGCCTGGAGCATCCGGATGCAACATTAAAAGAGTTGGGAGAGATTTCAGATCCGCCTGTGGGGAAGTCCGGGGTGAATCACCGCCTGAGAAAAATCGGTGAGATCGCGGAAGATGTCAGGCAGAATAAGGAGGATTAG